From Streptomonospora salina, the proteins below share one genomic window:
- a CDS encoding ATP-binding protein, translated as MAAEPAATVLSLPRRIPSSDPGVHSASFGWEPEQVAGARSWAWRVTGRAYDRAHPMMLALSELHSNAIKHTVSGLPGGRVRIDITLLPQSVHLAVTDHGQRPEQPPTRPQPCASSVDDIDEAGRGLALIQAISCAWGYYGTTGLPTTVWALFDREPRRDG; from the coding sequence GTGGCAGCGGAGCCGGCCGCGACCGTGTTGTCGCTGCCGCGCCGGATCCCCTCCAGCGACCCGGGTGTGCACAGCGCGTCCTTCGGTTGGGAACCGGAGCAGGTCGCAGGGGCCCGAAGCTGGGCGTGGCGGGTGACCGGCCGCGCCTACGATCGCGCACACCCGATGATGCTGGCGCTGTCGGAGCTCCACTCGAACGCGATCAAACACACGGTCTCGGGGCTGCCCGGCGGGCGGGTGCGGATCGACATCACCCTGCTGCCCCAGTCGGTCCACCTGGCCGTCACCGACCACGGACAGCGGCCGGAACAACCTCCCACCCGGCCACAGCCCTGCGCCTCCTCCGTCGACGACATCGACGAGGCCGGACGCGGACTGGCCCTGATCCAGGCCATCAGCTGCGCCTGGGGCTACTACGGCACGACCGGTCTTCCCACCACGGTCTGGGCGCTGTTCGACCGCGAACCTCGCCGCGACGGGTGA
- a CDS encoding helix-turn-helix domain-containing protein, whose translation MDRTPNPAWRRLGTAIRKARKDARMTQVEVGQAMRVVPSTVSAWECGTRGLQEAGARELDRIFGTSGVVLRAWNTANTPTAVPEWYEEVGQLERMMSELREYQSHVIPGLIQTPEYARATNKDTAPWVASAELDEMVTSRMKRQAILEKDPQPLIYVVLEATAITRVIGSRTILCGQLERVLGLIETEVVRLQVVPSNPGCHPGASGAFRIYSFATRPMAASAEHQQGEIFMDDPVKVQHCLAIFSAVQAEAMSPRQSADFIRKVKEELDDTAA comes from the coding sequence ATGGACCGCACCCCCAACCCCGCGTGGCGGCGCCTGGGCACAGCGATCAGGAAGGCACGCAAGGACGCCAGAATGACGCAGGTCGAGGTGGGACAGGCGATGCGCGTCGTGCCGTCGACCGTCTCGGCCTGGGAGTGCGGCACCCGCGGTCTGCAAGAAGCTGGCGCGCGCGAACTCGACCGGATCTTCGGCACGTCTGGTGTTGTTCTGCGTGCATGGAACACGGCGAACACCCCGACAGCCGTGCCCGAGTGGTACGAAGAGGTCGGTCAACTGGAGCGGATGATGTCCGAGCTCCGGGAGTACCAGAGTCACGTGATTCCGGGGCTCATCCAAACACCGGAGTACGCGCGGGCCACCAACAAGGACACCGCGCCCTGGGTGGCGTCGGCGGAGCTGGACGAGATGGTGACGTCGCGGATGAAGCGCCAGGCAATCCTGGAAAAGGACCCGCAACCGCTGATCTACGTCGTGCTCGAGGCGACCGCCATCACCCGGGTGATTGGGAGCCGCACGATCCTGTGTGGTCAACTGGAACGCGTGCTTGGCCTGATCGAGACCGAAGTGGTGCGGCTCCAGGTCGTCCCCTCCAACCCGGGGTGCCATCCCGGCGCCTCCGGAGCCTTCCGCATCTACTCGTTCGCGACCCGGCCCATGGCGGCATCGGCGGAGCACCAGCAGGGCGAGATCTTCATGGACGACCCTGTCAAGGTGCAGCACTGCCTTGCCATCTTCAGCGCTGTCCAGGCGGAGGCCATGTCTCCTCGGCAGAGTGCCGACTTCATCAGGAAGGTCAAGGAAGAACTCGATGACACCGCAGCATGA
- a CDS encoding DUF397 domain-containing protein, with product MTPQHDPQWHKSSYSTAQGSCVEVAEGADVLMRDTQHPELGHIGFTAESWAQFLHELKVRRD from the coding sequence ATGACACCGCAGCATGACCCCCAGTGGCACAAGAGCAGCTACAGCACCGCCCAGGGAAGCTGTGTCGAGGTCGCCGAAGGCGCCGACGTCCTTATGCGCGACACGCAGCACCCGGAACTGGGCCATATCGGCTTCACGGCAGAATCCTGGGCGCAGTTCCTTCATGAACTCAAGGTGCGGCGAGACTAA
- the cas2 gene encoding CRISPR-associated endonuclease Cas2 — MELLVTYDVATTTPEGAQRLRQVAKLCEGYGMRVQKSVFEVVCSDADWVRLNNAFQRIIDDEDDSIRVYRMDRGSFKSVTILGRARRLPHDDALVL; from the coding sequence ATGGAACTGCTGGTCACCTACGACGTCGCCACTACAACCCCGGAGGGAGCCCAGCGCCTGCGGCAGGTCGCGAAGCTGTGCGAGGGGTATGGGATGCGGGTGCAGAAGTCGGTTTTCGAGGTGGTGTGCAGTGATGCCGACTGGGTGCGGTTGAACAATGCGTTCCAGCGCATCATCGATGATGAGGACGACAGTATCCGCGTGTATCGGATGGATCGGGGGTCGTTCAAGTCGGTGACGATCTTGGGGAGGGCCCGCCGGCTGCCGCATGATGATGCGCTGGTGCTGTAG
- the cas1c gene encoding type I-C CRISPR-associated endonuclease Cas1c has protein sequence MTELLNTLYVQTPGASLHLDGDAVRIALPDGGGPRRTLPLLRLESIVLLGNISVSAPLLSRCADDGRAVVWMSRGGRFRCRLDGPTRGNVLLRHAQHLAHADPVVRLPIARACVAGKIQNCRQVVLKGARDAGDTKDALRGIAADLEDSLAAAGAAEDLDVLMGVEGAAARSYFEALAMMIRKDSGLSFPGRIKRPPTDGVNALLSFLYGLVRSSVHGACEQVGLDPYVGFLHGIRPGKPALALDLMEEFRPAIADRLALTLINRRQVSADDFEQLEGGAVQLTEDGRKTVLTAWQQHRQKERPHPVLGRRVAHGLVPFVQSRLMARTLREELPGYLPWTV, from the coding sequence ATGACTGAACTCCTCAACACGCTCTACGTGCAGACACCGGGCGCCTCCCTGCATCTGGACGGCGACGCCGTACGCATCGCTCTTCCCGACGGCGGGGGACCGCGCCGCACCCTGCCGCTGCTGCGGCTGGAGTCGATCGTGCTGCTGGGCAACATCAGCGTCTCCGCGCCGCTGCTGTCGCGCTGCGCCGATGACGGGCGCGCCGTGGTGTGGATGAGCCGGGGCGGCCGCTTCCGCTGCCGATTGGACGGGCCCACCCGCGGCAACGTGCTGCTGCGCCACGCCCAGCACCTGGCCCACGCCGACCCGGTGGTGCGGCTGCCGATCGCACGCGCGTGTGTCGCCGGGAAGATCCAGAACTGCCGGCAGGTCGTCCTCAAAGGCGCCCGCGATGCGGGCGATACCAAGGACGCGCTGCGCGGCATCGCCGCGGATCTGGAAGATTCGCTGGCCGCCGCCGGTGCGGCCGAGGACCTCGACGTCCTCATGGGTGTCGAGGGTGCGGCCGCGCGGTCCTACTTCGAAGCGCTGGCGATGATGATCCGCAAGGACTCCGGGCTGTCGTTTCCCGGGCGCATCAAACGCCCGCCCACCGACGGCGTCAACGCGCTGCTGTCGTTCCTCTACGGGCTGGTCCGCTCGAGCGTGCACGGCGCCTGCGAACAGGTGGGGCTGGACCCCTACGTCGGGTTCCTGCACGGCATTCGGCCGGGCAAGCCCGCACTCGCGCTGGATCTGATGGAGGAGTTCCGCCCGGCCATCGCGGACCGGTTGGCGCTGACGCTGATCAACCGGCGCCAGGTAAGCGCGGACGACTTCGAGCAGCTGGAGGGCGGTGCGGTGCAGCTGACCGAAGACGGGCGCAAGACGGTGCTGACCGCATGGCAGCAGCACCGGCAGAAAGAGCGGCCCCACCCGGTCTTGGGACGGCGTGTGGCTCACGGGCTGGTGCCGTTCGTCCAGTCCCGGCTGATGGCGCGGACCTTGCGCGAGGAACTGCCCGGATACCTGCCCTGGACGGTGTGA